In Pseudoduganella albidiflava, a single window of DNA contains:
- the cheD gene encoding chemoreceptor glutamine deamidase CheD, with the protein MDNEHIATNVYYDRTFDCEAAKILPGEYYFTQKDMLIVTVLGSCVSACIRDRVSGLGGMNHFMLPDGGADANSPVSASARYGTYAMEILINSLLKSGARRDNLEAKVFGGGAVLKGFTAMNVGERNAAFVQTFLRNERIRVVAEDLNDIYPRKVYFFPRSGKVLVKKLMQSHNDTLAKREIEYASRLKKQPVAGEIELF; encoded by the coding sequence ATGGACAATGAACACATCGCCACCAACGTCTACTACGACCGAACGTTCGACTGCGAGGCGGCGAAGATCCTGCCGGGCGAATACTACTTCACGCAGAAGGACATGCTGATCGTGACCGTGCTGGGATCGTGCGTCTCGGCCTGCATCCGCGACCGCGTGTCCGGCCTGGGCGGCATGAACCACTTCATGCTGCCCGATGGCGGCGCGGATGCGAACAGCCCGGTGTCCGCGTCGGCCCGCTATGGCACCTATGCGATGGAAATCCTGATCAACAGCCTGCTGAAATCGGGCGCCCGGCGCGACAACCTGGAAGCCAAGGTATTCGGCGGCGGCGCGGTGCTGAAGGGTTTCACCGCCATGAACGTGGGCGAGCGCAACGCGGCATTCGTGCAGACCTTCCTGCGCAACGAGCGCATTCGCGTGGTGGCCGAGGATTTGAACGACATCTACCCGCGCAAGGTGTATTTCTTCCCCCGCAGCGGCAAGGTGCTGGTGAAGAAGCTGATGCAATCGCATAACGATACGCTGGCCAAGCGCGAAATCGAGTACGCCAGCCGCCTGAAGAAGCAGCCGGTCGCCGGCGAAATCGAGTTGTTCTGA
- a CDS encoding protein-glutamate methylesterase/protein-glutamine glutaminase, with the protein MKIKVVVVDDSALIRSVMTEIINSQPDMEVVGTAPDPLVARELIKQTNPHVLTLDVEMPKMDGLDFLEKLMRLRPMPVVMVSSLTERGSEITMRALELGAVDFVQKPKISIQTGMREYADLIADKIRGAAKARIRARTLPQAGAEGHAPLPQLRNPLMSSEKLIIVGASTGGTEAIREFLMQMPSDCPGILITQHMPEGFTRSFAKRLDSLCKISVQEAQGNERVLPGHAYIAPGHSHLLLARSGANYMTKLDNGEPVNRHRPSVDVLFRSAAQHAGKNAVGVILTGMGKDGAAGMLEMKGAGAYNFAQDEASCVVFGMPREAIAVGATHEVGALQALPGMVLGYLAQHGMRALRV; encoded by the coding sequence ATGAAAATCAAGGTCGTCGTCGTCGACGATTCCGCGCTGATCCGCAGCGTGATGACGGAAATTATCAACAGCCAGCCGGACATGGAAGTGGTCGGCACGGCGCCCGATCCGCTGGTCGCGCGCGAGCTGATCAAGCAAACCAATCCGCACGTGCTCACGCTCGACGTGGAAATGCCGAAGATGGATGGCCTGGATTTCCTTGAAAAGCTGATGCGCCTGCGGCCCATGCCGGTGGTGATGGTGTCGTCGCTGACCGAGCGCGGCTCGGAGATCACGATGCGCGCGCTGGAACTGGGCGCCGTGGACTTCGTGCAGAAGCCGAAGATCTCGATCCAGACCGGCATGCGCGAGTATGCCGACCTGATCGCCGACAAGATCCGTGGCGCCGCCAAGGCCCGCATCCGGGCGCGCACGCTGCCCCAAGCGGGCGCCGAAGGGCACGCACCCCTGCCACAATTACGCAATCCGCTGATGTCGTCCGAAAAACTGATCATCGTCGGTGCGTCGACCGGCGGCACCGAAGCGATCCGCGAATTCCTGATGCAGATGCCGTCCGACTGCCCGGGGATCCTGATCACGCAGCACATGCCGGAAGGGTTTACGCGCTCGTTCGCGAAGCGCCTGGATTCGCTGTGCAAGATCTCGGTGCAGGAAGCGCAAGGCAACGAGCGCGTGCTGCCGGGCCATGCCTATATCGCGCCCGGCCACTCGCACCTGCTGCTGGCGCGTTCCGGTGCGAACTACATGACCAAGCTCGACAACGGCGAGCCGGTGAACCGGCACCGGCCCTCGGTGGATGTGCTGTTCCGCTCGGCCGCGCAGCACGCCGGCAAGAACGCGGTGGGCGTGATCCTGACCGGCATGGGCAAGGATGGCGCGGCGGGCATGCTGGAGATGAAGGGAGCCGGGGCGTATAATTTTGCGCAGGACGAAGCCAGTTGCGTGGTGTTCGGCATGCCGCGCGAGGCGATCGCGGTCGGCGCCACCCATGAGGTCGGCGCATTGCAGGCGCTGCCGGGCATGGTGCTGGGCTACCTGGCGCAGCACGGCATGCGTGCCTTGCGAGTGTAA
- the cheY gene encoding chemotaxis response regulator CheY produces MADPKMKFLVVDDFSTMRRIVRNLLKELGYANVDEAEDGVMALAKLRSEQFDFVVSDWNMPNMDGLTMLQNIRADPALAKLPVLMVTAEAKKENIIAAAQAGANGYVVKPFTAATLDEKLNKIFEKLGA; encoded by the coding sequence ATGGCTGATCCAAAGATGAAATTTCTGGTAGTAGACGACTTCTCGACGATGCGCCGCATTGTCCGGAATCTGTTGAAAGAACTGGGTTATGCCAATGTGGACGAAGCCGAGGATGGCGTGATGGCCCTGGCCAAGCTGCGCTCGGAACAGTTCGACTTCGTCGTGTCCGACTGGAACATGCCGAACATGGATGGCCTGACCATGCTGCAGAACATCCGTGCCGATCCCGCGCTGGCCAAGCTGCCGGTGCTGATGGTGACCGCCGAGGCCAAGAAGGAAAACATCATCGCGGCGGCCCAGGCCGGCGCCAATGGCTACGTCGTCAAGCCTTTCACGGCGGCCACGCTGGATGAAAAGCTGAACAAGATCTTCGAAAAACTCGGAGCCTGA